A genome region from Populus alba chromosome 3, ASM523922v2, whole genome shotgun sequence includes the following:
- the LOC118030991 gene encoding PRA1 family protein F2, which translates to MANYGTIPTSSSPGTSTKLEYISRAKERIKAGLGTRQPWKVMFNFRSFNFPGNLSEALKRVRTNIAYFTMNYAMVVLIILFLSLLWHPVSLIVFIVMGVAWVFLYFLRDEPLVVLGHTIDDRVVMIVLGVLTIFFLLLTHVTLNVLVSLLVGVVLVLIHGVTRKTDDLFLDEAATGLMSAPHAAAAGAGAGAGPSS; encoded by the coding sequence ATGGCAAACTACGGCACAATCCCGACCTCTTCCTCGCCGGGAACCTCCACGAAACTTGAATACATATCTCGTGCCAAAGAGCGCATAAAAGCTGGTCTGGGCACACGTCAGCCATGGAAAGTGATGTTCAACTTCCGGTCTTTCAACTTCCCTGGCAATCTATCAGAAGCGCTAAAAAGAGTTAGAACTAACATCGCCTACTTTACTATGAACTACGCGATGGTAGTGCTAATAATCTTGTTCTTGAGCTTGTTATGGCACCCTGTCTCTCTCATAGTATTTATTGTCATGGGAGTTGCGTGGGTGTTCTTGTACTTCTTGCGTGATGAGCCCCTTGTGGTTTTAGGCCACACTATTGATGATCGTGTGGTGATGATCGTGTTGGGGGTGTTGaccatcttcttcttgttgctgACACATGTGACCTTGAATGTTCTGGTTTCACTCTTGGTTGGCGTGGTTCTGGTTTTGATTCATGGGGTTACAAGGAAGACTGATGATTTGTTCTTGGATGAAGCAGCTACTGGGCTGATGAGTGCTCCTCATGCTGCCGCTGCTGGTGCCGGCGCCGGCGCCGGACCTTCTTCTTGA